In Thermoanaerobaculia bacterium, the genomic stretch AGGCGTCGGACTCGGCGGCGGAGAGGCGCTCGATCGCCCCCTCGGCGCGCACCTGCATCTCGAGCCAGGCCCAGTGCCAGCAGAGCGCGGCGCGCGGATTCTCTTCGAGCTCGCGCCCCTTGCGGCTCTCGTAATTGGAATAGAACAGGAATCCGCGCTCGTCGACCCCCTTGAGCAGCACCATCCGGGCGCTCGGCGCGCCCGAAGCATCGGCCGTGGCGAGCGTCATGGCGGTCGGATCGGTCGGCGCATCCTGGGAGATCCGCGCGAAGAGGGCTTGGAATTCGGCGATTGGATCCAGGAGATCCAGCGAATCGTCGCCGGCGCGTCCGTCGTGGGGCGGCGTGGCCATCAGTTCGCCGGGCTCTCCGGTTCGTTTGCGGTCCAGGCCGGCAGCGTCGAAGGGTCGACCCCGACCGAGGCGACCGCCGCCTCCCAGACCGCCTCCGTCGTGTCGCCGAAGACGAGGTCGGGATCGACCGGCGCGACCAGCCAGTCGTTGCGCAGGATCTCGCTCACCAGCTGTCCGTTGCCCCAGCCGGCATAACCCAGAAAGAGGCGGAAGCGGTAGGGCGGCCGTCCGGCGAGCGTCGCGAGCTCGCCGATGTGCTGCGTCAGGTGGATGCCCGGATAGACCTCGGTCGCCGCCTCGAGGGGCGGCAGTTCGTCTCCCGCGCCGGAGTAGAGGACGGTGCCCACCTGCGGCTGCACCGGCCCGCCGAACTGCGCCAGCTCGTCGACGTCCCCTCCCCAGGGGAGCTTCAAGTCGGTGAGGATCTCGGCCACCTTGAGCTCGGTCCGGCGATTGACGATGAAGCCGAAGCTCCCTTCGTCCTCATGGGCGAGCAGCAGGATGACGCTCTTGCGGAAGAACGGATCGGCCACCTGGGGCATGGCGAGGAGCAGCAGCGGCGGGACAAGAGCGGACGGCGACGGCACCCGGAGATTCTATCCGCTCCCGGGCCGGCATTCCCGGCGCGGCGCTTCAGCGCAGACGCCCGGCGCCGAGCACGAAATCGACGAGGCTGCCGAGCATGTCGAGCCAGTGCCTCTCCGGACTCTGTTCCACCTCCAGGTCCTGGAGCTCCTTCTTCGCCCTCGCCGCGCGCCGCTCGGCCTCGCGACGTTCCTCGGCGAGGCGTGCTTCGCTCCTTCCGAGGCCCCCGGCCCGGATCCAGGCGAGGACGCCGTCGAGCTCCGCGGCATCGAACCAGAGCCCGTCCGTGCCGCAGACGTCGATCACGATGCCGGAGGCGCCGGCGAAGTTCCGCCGGATCATGAGCTTTTGGCAGACTGGACAGGGGCGGTAGGCGACCGGCGCCGCCGTGCGCGCCGCGCCCGGCGGCACCGCGCTGACCGGTGCCTGAGGCCGGGCGAGCGATTCCGCGACGACTTCACGCCGGGCGCGCTGTTGCAGCGATTCGAAGGTCGTGTGCCCGAGCCAGATGCCGGCGCAGCTGCCGCATTCGAGCATCGCCAGGGCGGTGGCGGCGTCCGGGATCCGCCGGCTGGAGAGCGGGCGCGCCGGCCTGCAGGAGGGGCAGGAGAACTCGGTACGCTCTCCGACCACCCCCTCGGGCGCGATCTCGCTGCCGCAGGCGTGGCAGAAACGCTGGCGGTCGCCGATCCGCGAAGCGCAGACCGGACAGATCGTGTTGCGCGCCCCCTCCCCGAGGGCAAACGGCGCGGCGCAGAAGGTGCAGTTCACCGCGCCGGCCGCCCGGGGCGCGCCGCACGCGGCGCAGCGCACGACCGGCGCCTCCTGCGGCGCGCTCGCGGGCACTTCGAGCAGGGCGCCACACAGGCAATGAAAGCGTTCCCCCGGCGCGAGCTCGCCGGCGTCGAACTGCTT encodes the following:
- the pdxH gene encoding pyridoxamine 5'-phosphate oxidase — translated: MATPPHDGRAGDDSLDLLDPIAEFQALFARISQDAPTDPTAMTLATADASGAPSARMVLLKGVDERGFLFYSNYESRKGRELEENPRAALCWHWAWLEMQVRAEGAIERLSAAESDAYFLTRPRGSQLGAWASAQSQPLHSRFALLRKVIATESRYFGRSIPRPPHWGGYLLRPGAIEFWQGKKSRLHERRRFLLEEGVWRCDRLSP
- a CDS encoding YqgE/AlgH family protein, whose protein sequence is MPSPSALVPPLLLLAMPQVADPFFRKSVILLLAHEDEGSFGFIVNRRTELKVAEILTDLKLPWGGDVDELAQFGGPVQPQVGTVLYSGAGDELPPLEAATEVYPGIHLTQHIGELATLAGRPPYRFRLFLGYAGWGNGQLVSEILRNDWLVAPVDPDLVFGDTTEAVWEAAVASVGVDPSTLPAWTANEPESPAN
- a CDS encoding zf-TFIIB domain-containing protein, with the translated sequence MRCGSCCKQFDAGELAPGERFHCLCGALLEVPASAPQEAPVVRCAACGAPRAAGAVNCTFCAAPFALGEGARNTICPVCASRIGDRQRFCHACGSEIAPEGVVGERTEFSCPSCRPARPLSSRRIPDAATALAMLECGSCAGIWLGHTTFESLQQRARREVVAESLARPQAPVSAVPPGAARTAAPVAYRPCPVCQKLMIRRNFAGASGIVIDVCGTDGLWFDAAELDGVLAWIRAGGLGRSEARLAEERREAERRAARAKKELQDLEVEQSPERHWLDMLGSLVDFVLGAGRLR